One genomic region from Xenopus laevis strain J_2021 chromosome 2L, Xenopus_laevis_v10.1, whole genome shotgun sequence encodes:
- the gpr180.L gene encoding integral membrane protein GPR180-like, protein MLWRVLVVLQLVQAARARTVRGSLDSGAAWHGRGQHIVTFLFHGDQAVLRVKIHNVAAAAGKESAFYLYQDEQWLQIHSSLEEYSCPERLSLAQVTIPLNQTEYNYTLPQMAYPKAWYVIYVDKFTCLVKYEDQKSDAITFEVTMLNPDAAGNPFDHFGADESGLHEFFFLLVLVYFVAACIYIQALWQMIKKGGPMHTVLKVLSTALLLQVVSALANYLHFSRYATDGKGAPLIGSLAELCDIASEVQMLYLLLSLCIGWTLSRKKKSQGRPLQWDSTPTSTGIAVLAVTAQVILLLWELFEDTNHHSFHAQQSLAENLLIAMKICLAISLACGLYQIITVERSTMKRQFYITFAKGCFLWFLCHPCFVAISFLFKEYQREKVITVGVIISQSVSMIILYRLFLSHSLYWEVSSLSSVTLPLTVSSGHRSRYYS, encoded by the exons ATGCTCTGGAGAGTGTTGGTGGTGTTGCAGCTAGTGCAGGCGGCCCGAGCCAGGACTGTGCGTGGGAGTTTGGATAGTGGCGCGGCGTGGCATGGCCGGGGGCAGCATATTGTCACCTTCCTATTCCATG GTGACCAAGCTGTGTTGCGTGTCAAAATCCACAATGTCGCCGCTGCTGCTGGCAAGGAATCCGCCTTTTACCTTTACCAAGATGAGCAATGGTTACAAATACACAGCAGCCTGGAGGAATATAGCTGCCCTGAGAGATTGTCCCTGGCACAAGTCACAA TTCCCTTAAATCAGACTGAATATAACTACACTCTCCCACAAATGGCATATCCCAAAGCATGGTATGTAATATATGTGGACAAATTTACCTGCCTTGTGAAATATGAGGACCAAAAATCAGATGCTATCACCTTTGAGGTTACCATGCTGAACCCAGATGCTGCAGGAAATCCATTTGACCACTTTGGAGCTGATGAGTCGG gacTGCACGAATTCTTCTTCCTCCTGGTTCTTGTTTATTTTGTGGCTgcttgtatttatatacaggctcTCTGGCAAATGATAAAGAAAGGTGGCCCAATGCACACAGTGCTGAAGGTTTTGTCAACTGCTCTGCTCTTGCAGGTTGTGTCGGCCCTGGCAAATTATCTGCATTTCTCCAG GTACGCTACAGATGGAAAAGGGGCACCGCTAATTGGAAGTTTAGCTGAAT TATGTGACATAGCCTCCGAAGTACAGATGTTGTACCTGCTTCTAAGCTTATGTATAGGCTGGACACTgagtaggaaaaaaaaatcccaaggaAGACCCCTTCAGTGGGATTCAACACCAACATCCACTGGGATTGCAGTTCTGGCTGTCACTGCCCAG GTTATATTGCTGCTTTGGGAGCTGTTTGAAGATACCAATCACCACAGTTTCCATGCCCAGCAGAGCCTAGCAGAGAATCTCCTGATTGCCATGAAGATTTGCCTAGCCATATCTTTGGCCTGTGGATTATATCAGATTATCACTGTGGAAAGAAGCACCATGAAACGACAGTTCTATATCACCTTTGCAAAG GGTTGTTTCTTGTGGTTTCTGTGCCACCCATGTTTTGTTGctatttcttttctgtttaaagAGTATCAAAGAGAaaag GTAATTACTGTCGGTGTCATCATTTCTCAGTCCGTCTCCATGATTATCCTGTACAGACTATTTTTGTCTCACAGTCTCTATTGGGAGGTATCTTCCCTTTCATCTGTCACACTGCCTCTAACAGTATCTTCAGGACACAGAAGTCGATATTACTCTTGA